One Thalassospira marina DNA window includes the following coding sequences:
- a CDS encoding GNAT family N-acetyltransferase, which translates to MNAQDITWWHGNFDDMSLRQLHDLLMLRQQIFIIEQNCIFPEIDGLDPLSFHVLGLIDGKVVAATRIVPAGIDPNHSQQGDDPAIGRVVASSLLRGQGVGSAIMKQSIIACEEQFAGLGIFLNAQHHLEKFYAALGFVQEGEPFDEDGIPHISMRRPASSLAA; encoded by the coding sequence ATGAACGCACAGGATATTACCTGGTGGCATGGCAATTTTGACGATATGTCCCTGCGCCAGCTTCATGACCTGCTGATGCTACGCCAGCAGATTTTCATTATCGAGCAGAACTGCATTTTCCCGGAAATTGATGGTCTGGACCCGCTGTCATTTCATGTTCTGGGCCTGATCGATGGCAAGGTGGTTGCCGCCACCCGCATTGTCCCGGCGGGGATTGACCCCAATCACAGCCAGCAGGGCGATGACCCGGCAATTGGCCGCGTCGTGGCATCGTCACTTCTGCGCGGGCAGGGTGTTGGCAGCGCGATCATGAAACAGTCAATTATCGCGTGTGAGGAACAGTTCGCCGGTCTTGGCATTTTCCTCAATGCCCAGCATCATCTGGAAAAATTCTATGCTGCGCTTGGTTTTGTGCAGGAAGGCGAACCGTTTGATGAAGACGGTATTCCCCACATTTCCATGCGCCGACCGGCCAGCTCGCTCGCAGCTTAA
- a CDS encoding universal stress protein: protein MNSHNDDRELLSSNNRTFLVVVDDSDEMTKALRYACRRAQHTGGRVALLSVIEPAEFQHWMAVGDLMQEEARENAETRINDLAGYVHEQTGFMPLLFIREGRIKDELLSVLEEEQISILVLAASANNEGPGPLITALTKSDVVGQLRLPLTIVPAALSDADIDALS, encoded by the coding sequence ATGAACTCCCACAATGATGACCGGGAACTGCTTAGTTCGAATAACCGAACATTTCTGGTAGTTGTCGATGATAGCGATGAAATGACCAAGGCATTGCGCTATGCCTGCCGACGCGCCCAGCATACCGGCGGCCGCGTTGCCCTGCTTAGCGTGATCGAACCCGCCGAATTCCAGCACTGGATGGCGGTTGGCGATTTGATGCAGGAAGAAGCCCGCGAAAATGCCGAAACCCGCATCAATGATCTGGCGGGTTATGTCCATGAACAGACCGGCTTCATGCCGCTTCTGTTCATTCGCGAAGGCCGCATCAAGGATGAACTTCTTAGCGTGCTGGAAGAAGAACAGATTTCCATTCTGGTGCTGGCAGCCAGCGCCAATAACGAAGGCCCTGGCCCGCTGATTACAGCCCTGACCAAAAGCGACGTTGTCGGACAGCTTCGCCTGCCGCTGACCATTGTGCCAGCCGCCCTGTCAGATGCCGATATTGACGCGCTAAGCTGA
- a CDS encoding DUF2336 domain-containing protein, translating into MKGFLQRVFTRRKETPISYEEAKNMAASPAANVRGTLAQRHDTRPEILYFLANDADASVRRHVAENEATPVQADLLLTDDKDDDVRGSLAQKIANLADGLTANETDKLRRMTYQALEKLARDQAIQVRQVIAETLKEFVQAPQPIITQLARDTETVVCGPILQYSPVLTELDLLEIIETNNASGALSFVSQRRNLSERLSDAIAASTDTDAISHLLGNRSAQIREETLDQLIDRAPDVEAWHEPLVQRPTLGPSAAGKLARFVAQNLISVLERRKDLKDDQIAMVRKVVERRIEAGEFTAQPTKGDKGSKKKAADKKGDLAGDESAGSTESEAYQMAMDLHAKGKLTDARIATAMTENDVKFARAALAVRAGIPSEAVAKVLNTHSAKGVVSLAWKAGLPADLAVKIQVKLGHVPPGQALNPRSGNTYPLSEDDMRWQLEFFTGMATVGVR; encoded by the coding sequence ATGAAGGGTTTTTTGCAGCGTGTCTTTACGCGACGCAAGGAAACGCCGATTTCCTATGAAGAGGCCAAAAACATGGCCGCAAGCCCCGCGGCCAATGTGCGCGGCACCCTTGCGCAGCGCCATGATACCCGCCCGGAAATTTTGTATTTCCTGGCCAATGATGCCGATGCATCCGTTCGTCGCCATGTCGCGGAAAACGAGGCAACACCGGTTCAGGCCGACCTGCTGCTGACTGATGACAAGGATGACGACGTCCGTGGTTCGCTGGCACAGAAAATCGCCAATCTTGCCGATGGCCTGACGGCCAATGAAACCGACAAATTACGCCGCATGACCTATCAGGCGCTGGAAAAACTGGCGCGCGACCAGGCCATCCAGGTGCGGCAGGTCATTGCCGAAACCCTGAAGGAATTTGTCCAGGCCCCGCAACCGATTATCACGCAGCTTGCACGTGATACCGAAACCGTTGTGTGCGGCCCGATCCTGCAATATTCCCCGGTTCTGACCGAACTGGACCTGCTGGAAATTATCGAAACCAATAATGCATCGGGTGCCTTAAGTTTCGTATCCCAGCGCCGCAATCTCAGCGAACGCCTGTCTGATGCGATTGCCGCATCGACCGATACCGATGCCATTTCCCACCTTTTGGGCAACCGGTCTGCCCAGATCCGCGAGGAAACCCTTGATCAGCTGATTGATCGCGCCCCGGATGTTGAAGCATGGCACGAACCACTGGTGCAGCGCCCCACCCTTGGCCCGTCAGCGGCAGGTAAACTTGCCCGCTTTGTAGCGCAAAACCTGATTTCGGTTTTAGAACGCCGCAAAGATCTGAAAGACGACCAGATCGCCATGGTGCGCAAGGTCGTTGAACGGCGCATCGAAGCTGGCGAATTTACCGCCCAGCCCACCAAGGGCGATAAAGGCAGCAAGAAAAAAGCAGCCGATAAAAAAGGTGATCTGGCAGGTGACGAATCCGCCGGTTCAACCGAAAGCGAAGCCTACCAAATGGCGATGGACCTGCATGCCAAAGGCAAGCTGACCGACGCACGCATTGCCACCGCAATGACGGAAAATGACGTCAAATTTGCCCGCGCAGCCCTTGCTGTGCGTGCTGGCATCCCCAGTGAAGCCGTAGCAAAGGTTTTAAATACCCATTCGGCAAAGGGGGTGGTGTCACTGGCATGGAAGGCGGGTTTACCGGCCGATCTTGCCGTGAAAATCCAGGTCAAACTGGGCCATGTGCCACCGGGGCAGGCCCTTAACCCGCGTTCGGGCAACACCTACCCGCTAAGCGAGGATGACATGCGCTGGCAATTGGAATTTTTCACCGGCATGGCAACGGTTGGCGTGCGCTAA
- a CDS encoding sensor domain-containing diguanylate cyclase, with protein MISRLIDRIKKSPNDKVPVAREKANIDAELAEAARKLEQSLPDDMAPMQAVDGAVPAATATGGNSAAPEIDQEGIIQRREAAISGTLTHDDASDVDQSALRFELNPTTMAQAEAPVMVMRADGTPLFANKNAMGFADGIREGLFPEIVALVARGLETPGGVVELLTFEVQRGTATLELTALPMHDEFILLLPRDVSMDRNLREALIDSRQRYRDIVEVSSAFAWETDESGKFVFVSPRGAMDYQAKALLGRYPVEFMIEKTDQDAEQIFRTTRAVRDMPIWFYRANGSTACLSVSATPIINRDGKWCGARGLAHDITEQRQHETEIANARNRDRLITYIVRAMRDEIDPTEVLRNAATASSRALACAACIIFRSDADNEDGDMQDAASTGEDIHKKVAADILKALPADTDHQEIIHGNYWVKVRRCHYHHRVNGAVAFLFERENPLPNEAERAIMDDVADQIGIAIEQADNHDRIVTLSRTDGMTGLLNRRAFFDELKRRYNRLLHQPAPAALMYVDMDNFKLVNDVHGHQRGDEAILTLSRMLQDNTRPGDLVARLGGDEFVVWLDRTDRVAAESRAKDLIAASATLRPLSGREDKPLGISLGIAVHEVNETEDIDDLVQRADDTMYYVKKHGKGSYAIAEPVGVHAPTRTD; from the coding sequence ATGATTTCGCGCCTGATTGACCGCATCAAAAAATCGCCCAATGACAAGGTGCCCGTCGCCCGCGAAAAAGCCAATATCGACGCGGAACTGGCCGAAGCCGCCCGCAAACTTGAACAATCCCTGCCCGATGACATGGCCCCTATGCAGGCCGTGGACGGCGCCGTTCCCGCCGCAACCGCCACAGGTGGCAACAGTGCCGCACCGGAAATTGATCAGGAAGGCATTATTCAGCGCCGCGAAGCCGCCATCAGCGGCACCCTGACCCATGATGATGCCAGCGACGTTGACCAAAGCGCATTACGGTTTGAATTAAACCCCACCACCATGGCCCAGGCCGAGGCCCCGGTGATGGTGATGCGCGCCGATGGCACCCCGCTTTTTGCCAATAAAAATGCCATGGGCTTTGCCGATGGTATCCGCGAAGGGCTGTTTCCCGAAATTGTTGCGCTGGTGGCGCGCGGCCTAGAAACACCGGGCGGTGTCGTTGAACTGCTGACATTTGAAGTCCAGCGTGGCACGGCAACGCTGGAGCTGACCGCCCTGCCCATGCATGACGAATTCATTTTGCTGCTACCGCGCGATGTATCGATGGATCGCAACCTGCGCGAAGCCCTGATTGATTCGCGCCAGCGCTACCGCGACATTGTCGAGGTGTCATCGGCCTTTGCCTGGGAAACCGATGAAAGCGGGAAATTCGTTTTCGTATCCCCGCGCGGCGCAATGGATTATCAGGCAAAGGCCCTTCTGGGGCGTTATCCGGTCGAATTCATGATCGAAAAAACCGACCAGGATGCCGAACAGATTTTCCGTACCACACGCGCCGTGCGTGACATGCCGATCTGGTTTTACCGGGCCAATGGCAGCACCGCCTGCCTGTCGGTTTCGGCAACGCCGATTATCAACCGCGATGGCAAATGGTGTGGTGCACGCGGCCTGGCCCACGACATTACCGAACAGCGCCAGCACGAAACCGAAATTGCCAATGCGCGAAACCGTGACCGGCTGATTACCTATATCGTGCGCGCCATGCGCGATGAAATTGACCCGACCGAGGTTCTGCGCAATGCCGCAACCGCCAGCTCGCGCGCTCTTGCCTGTGCGGCCTGTATCATTTTCCGGTCCGATGCCGATAACGAAGATGGCGATATGCAGGACGCAGCGAGCACCGGCGAAGATATTCACAAAAAGGTCGCAGCTGACATTCTGAAAGCCCTGCCCGCAGATACCGACCATCAGGAAATCATTCATGGTAATTACTGGGTTAAGGTACGTCGTTGCCATTATCACCACCGGGTGAATGGGGCTGTTGCGTTTTTGTTTGAACGCGAAAATCCCCTGCCCAACGAGGCCGAACGAGCCATCATGGATGACGTTGCCGACCAAATTGGCATTGCCATTGAACAGGCCGATAATCACGACCGCATTGTCACGCTGTCGCGGACCGATGGCATGACCGGCCTTTTGAACCGGCGCGCCTTTTTTGACGAATTGAAACGCCGTTATAACCGCCTTTTGCATCAACCCGCCCCGGCCGCGCTGATGTATGTGGATATGGACAATTTCAAACTGGTCAATGACGTGCACGGCCATCAGCGCGGTGACGAAGCCATCCTGACCCTAAGCCGCATGTTGCAGGACAATACCCGCCCTGGCGACCTGGTTGCGCGCCTGGGTGGTGACGAATTTGTCGTCTGGCTGGATCGCACCGACCGGGTTGCCGCCGAATCCCGTGCCAAGGATTTGATTGCCGCCAGCGCAACGCTGCGCCCCCTTTCAGGCCGAGAAGACAAACCGCTGGGCATTTCGCTGGGCATTGCTGTGCATGAAGTCAATGAAACCGAAGATATCGATGATCTGGTGCAACGTGCCGACGACACGATGTATTATGTAAAAAAACACGGCAAGGGCAGCTATGCCATTGCGGAACCAGTTGGTGTGCATGCACCGACCAGAACGGACTAG
- a CDS encoding TIGR02186 family protein, whose translation MMMANHCQPAALARNTHIGKTTTNGTRTPAAFILLAGLLLLAGTILPGKQAKADPLVVDLSNHLVAISTGFTGTDVLLFGAIENKGDVVITVRGPERDMVVRRKERKAGIWINTQSAYVRNVPTYYATAASRPIELIANDRLFASYHIGLQNQRFVTTMNGDDTDDSLYRDALLRNMEYVGLFNDKPSKISFLSNQLFRTDIHFPANTPTGTYVIDVYLIRDGRIASIKTTPLVVSKTGVSADVYDFAHRYSALYGIIAVIIAGFAGWLASVVFRKN comes from the coding sequence ATGATGATGGCAAATCACTGTCAGCCCGCTGCCCTCGCCCGCAATACCCACATTGGCAAAACCACGACAAACGGCACACGCACACCAGCGGCTTTTATACTGCTGGCCGGTTTATTGCTGCTGGCGGGCACCATTCTGCCGGGCAAACAGGCCAAGGCCGACCCGCTGGTGGTGGATTTGTCCAACCACCTGGTGGCAATCAGCACCGGTTTTACCGGGACAGATGTGCTGTTATTTGGCGCGATTGAAAACAAGGGCGATGTCGTTATTACCGTGCGCGGCCCCGAACGCGACATGGTTGTGCGCCGCAAGGAACGTAAAGCCGGCATCTGGATCAACACCCAAAGCGCCTATGTGCGCAATGTGCCAACCTATTACGCCACGGCCGCCAGCCGCCCGATCGAGCTGATCGCCAATGACAGGCTGTTTGCGTCCTATCATATTGGCCTGCAAAACCAGCGTTTTGTCACCACCATGAATGGCGATGACACCGACGACAGCCTTTATCGCGATGCCCTGCTGCGCAATATGGAATATGTCGGCCTGTTTAACGACAAGCCCTCCAAAATCAGTTTTCTGTCCAATCAGCTTTTTCGTACCGACATCCATTTTCCGGCCAACACGCCAACGGGCACCTATGTTATTGATGTGTATCTGATCCGCGACGGACGGATCGCCAGCATCAAAACCACGCCGCTTGTGGTGTCAAAAACCGGTGTCAGCGCCGATGTTTACGACTTTGCCCATCGCTATTCGGCCCTTTACGGCATTATCGCGGTGATCATTGCCGGGTTTGCGGGCTGGCTGGCCAGTGTTGTTTTCCGTAAAAACTAG
- a CDS encoding DMT family transporter: MNAFYSILALAAGVMLPLQAAMNARLARMMGSSIWAASFSGFVLTIILAIIGYFSLGALPRMGGAAALPWWAWAGGVCGCVVLSATTIVAPRLGTSAMVALIMAGQVICSLLIDSFGLLGMPAQPFDIKRAGAAALLLAATFLIR; encoded by the coding sequence ATGAATGCGTTTTATTCCATCCTGGCACTGGCAGCGGGGGTGATGTTACCCCTGCAGGCCGCCATGAATGCGCGTTTGGCCCGCATGATGGGATCATCCATCTGGGCGGCGTCCTTTTCCGGTTTTGTGCTGACAATCATTCTGGCGATTATCGGATATTTCTCGCTTGGCGCACTTCCGCGCATGGGCGGGGCGGCTGCCTTGCCGTGGTGGGCATGGGCCGGGGGTGTTTGTGGCTGTGTGGTGTTATCGGCCACCACCATTGTTGCCCCGCGTCTGGGGACATCTGCCATGGTGGCACTAATCATGGCGGGACAGGTGATTTGCTCGCTTTTGATCGACAGTTTTGGCCTGTTGGGCATGCCCGCCCAACCCTTTGACATAAAACGAGCCGGGGCCGCGGCTTTGCTGCTGGCGGCAACATTTTTGATCCGCTAG
- a CDS encoding sulfurtransferase TusA family protein, with protein MTASSDEPFALVLDARGLMCPMPVLKTKKALRDVPVGGVIKVMATDPGSVADMKAFCDMTGNILLASLREGDVFIYHIEHRQK; from the coding sequence ATGACAGCATCGTCAGACGAACCATTTGCCCTGGTTCTTGATGCGCGCGGGCTGATGTGCCCGATGCCGGTTTTGAAAACCAAAAAGGCACTGCGTGATGTTCCGGTGGGTGGTGTCATCAAGGTAATGGCAACCGACCCCGGTTCGGTCGCCGATATGAAGGCCTTTTGCGACATGACGGGCAATATTTTGCTGGCATCTCTGCGCGAAGGGGATGTTTTTATTTACCATATCGAACATCGCCAGAAATGA
- a CDS encoding tetratricopeptide repeat protein, with the protein MRSDRMVEDSLSDLGEMFYSALDLFEAGHFAEAEDACRILTLAYPQAVEPMHLAGLVALKQGRFDVAAERMGRAAIADASNAEIQHDHARALKAAGKNRDAVGAFKRAIRLCPDSPALYCNLANTYRDLGDLDHARENYETALELAPDSADIHANYAACLRECGDLEKAEAECRHALSLRDDIVMALVLLGQILLDQGRTVSASDPLMRALRLSPGNKTALTAYGEALFRLGQFAGALHCLRQVLALDPDAEGARRTLALLNLRTGQGTEAIASLDPLLRRYPEDPELLLMMGEGLSLSGRHNEAVERFGAAIGAGGGDDAVFRLAVELSEQTDAAMAHEVLQKTIDRKIRNGDDATLFRTARRLLFSPVPVDINAQNDEVVRDIVEDAILSDEENGAAPVPGRIDPVTLTRFPPVWRAALRPQGDEQLRAVGRYWEQLAADADVPSVCEAVSTEGRKVRLGIVSANMCNNGIGRWIAGFVAALDRDRFDITVVRPPLGEDDITSRIDANADLVVRLPLDPKHSAGVIAGLEFDVLHYVDAQADAYTMLLASWRLAPLQVAGGGIAATTGLSNIDYHFVADDWEAAGGEGRYTEKLVRLPGLFVNGEAPNVPDNSTRDLQRQWRIDEDRNSYLCPQPLDVLSADFDPLIAEILRLDETAELLLIAPARDAWDAAWGRRFAVNHGDVAGRMRFVNVRNRAEMLSLLGAVDVVLESPAWNDAMLGFDCLGLGVPLVTLPGKEARTRRSHTCYRQISVFDCVAYNSADYVETALTLATDKRRRSVIAQAIRTRSHVLFGQKESFNAYMDFLEQQTA; encoded by the coding sequence ATGCGTTCTGATCGAATGGTTGAAGATTCGTTGTCTGACCTGGGCGAGATGTTTTATTCAGCCCTCGACCTGTTCGAGGCTGGCCATTTCGCGGAGGCCGAGGATGCCTGCCGCATATTGACGCTTGCCTATCCGCAAGCGGTTGAACCCATGCATCTTGCGGGGCTGGTTGCCCTGAAACAGGGCAGGTTTGACGTGGCGGCCGAACGAATGGGGCGTGCCGCCATTGCCGATGCCAGCAATGCCGAAATCCAGCATGACCATGCCCGTGCCCTGAAGGCGGCGGGGAAAAACCGCGACGCGGTTGGCGCGTTTAAACGCGCGATTCGTCTGTGTCCGGATTCTCCCGCCCTTTATTGCAATCTTGCCAATACCTATCGCGATCTTGGTGATCTGGACCATGCGCGGGAAAATTACGAAACCGCGCTGGAACTGGCACCCGATAGTGCCGATATCCACGCCAATTATGCCGCCTGCCTGCGCGAATGTGGCGACCTTGAAAAGGCCGAGGCCGAATGCCGCCATGCCCTTTCGCTGCGGGATGATATCGTCATGGCGCTGGTGTTGCTGGGGCAGATCCTGCTTGATCAGGGGCGCACCGTTTCGGCCAGTGACCCGTTGATGCGGGCTTTGCGCCTGTCGCCGGGCAACAAAACGGCGTTAACAGCCTATGGCGAGGCCCTGTTTCGTTTGGGGCAGTTTGCCGGGGCGCTGCATTGCCTGCGCCAGGTGCTGGCCCTTGACCCCGATGCCGAAGGCGCGCGCCGCACCCTGGCACTTTTGAACCTGCGTACAGGCCAGGGAACCGAGGCGATTGCATCGCTGGACCCGCTTTTGCGCCGCTACCCCGAAGACCCGGAATTGCTGTTGATGATGGGCGAGGGGTTAAGCCTTTCAGGCCGTCACAACGAGGCGGTTGAACGTTTTGGCGCCGCCATTGGCGCCGGTGGCGGGGATGATGCGGTTTTCCGCCTTGCTGTTGAGCTTTCCGAGCAGACAGACGCCGCCATGGCGCACGAGGTTTTGCAAAAAACCATCGATCGCAAAATTCGCAATGGCGATGATGCGACACTGTTTCGAACGGCCCGGCGGCTTTTATTCTCGCCCGTGCCAGTCGATATCAACGCGCAAAATGACGAAGTCGTTCGCGATATTGTTGAAGATGCGATTCTATCGGACGAAGAAAATGGTGCTGCCCCCGTTCCGGGCCGGATAGACCCGGTCACATTAACCCGTTTCCCCCCGGTGTGGCGCGCAGCCCTGCGCCCGCAGGGCGATGAACAGTTACGCGCCGTGGGCCGTTATTGGGAACAGCTTGCCGCCGATGCCGATGTGCCATCGGTGTGCGAAGCCGTTTCGACAGAAGGCCGCAAAGTGCGGCTGGGGATTGTGTCGGCCAATATGTGCAATAATGGCATTGGCCGCTGGATTGCCGGTTTTGTCGCCGCCCTTGACCGGGACCGGTTTGATATTACCGTTGTTCGCCCGCCGCTGGGCGAGGATGACATTACATCGCGCATTGATGCCAATGCCGACCTGGTGGTGCGCCTGCCGCTGGACCCGAAACATTCTGCCGGGGTAATTGCCGGGCTGGAATTTGACGTGCTGCATTATGTCGATGCCCAGGCCGATGCCTATACCATGTTGCTGGCAAGTTGGAGGCTGGCACCGTTGCAGGTGGCCGGTGGCGGTATTGCTGCAACAACCGGGCTTTCAAATATCGATTATCACTTTGTTGCCGACGACTGGGAAGCGGCAGGGGGCGAGGGTCGTTATACCGAAAAACTGGTGCGTTTGCCGGGCCTGTTTGTGAATGGTGAAGCCCCCAATGTGCCCGATAATTCCACCCGCGACCTGCAACGCCAGTGGCGCATTGATGAAGACCGCAACAGTTATCTGTGCCCGCAGCCGCTTGATGTTCTAAGTGCTGATTTTGATCCGCTGATTGCTGAAATTCTGCGGCTGGACGAAACGGCAGAACTGCTGTTGATTGCGCCGGCGCGCGATGCCTGGGATGCAGCATGGGGCCGGCGGTTTGCGGTTAATCATGGTGATGTTGCCGGGCGTATGCGGTTTGTAAATGTGCGCAACCGGGCCGAAATGCTGTCCCTTCTGGGCGCGGTTGATGTGGTACTGGAAAGCCCGGCCTGGAACGATGCGATGCTGGGTTTTGACTGCCTTGGTCTGGGCGTGCCGCTGGTGACACTGCCGGGCAAGGAAGCGCGCACACGTCGCAGCCATACCTGTTATCGCCAGATATCGGTGTTTGACTGTGTTGCCTATAATTCGGCGGATTATGTTGAAACAGCCCTGACACTGGCAACCGATAAACGCCGCCGTTCCGTCATTGCGCAGGCCATTCGCACACGCTCGCATGTGCTGTTTGGGCAAAAGGAATCCTTTAACGCCTATATGGACTTCCTGGAACAGCAAACGGCCTGA
- a CDS encoding sulfite exporter TauE/SafE family protein produces the protein MQIYLPIAEMSVNVLLILGLGGGVGFVSGLFGVGGGFLITPLLIFFGIPPAVSVATAANQIVASSLSGVIVHWRRGNVDVKMGLVLLVGGIAGSSSGVGVFAWLRSLGQIDLVISLCYVVFLGTIGGMMMIEASRAIFRTRRKSGPVRRAKKHQHGFFHRLPLKVRFYRSGLYVSALLPLLVGFLVGLLTALMGVGGGFVMVPAMIYILGMPTSVVIGTSLFQIIFVSANVTILQSIQTHTVDIALALLLVAGAVVGAQFGARFGARIKAEYLRAGLAALVLAVCIKLALDLVITPNDLFSVAPGNL, from the coding sequence ATGCAAATCTATCTGCCTATTGCCGAGATGTCGGTAAATGTTCTGCTTATTTTGGGTCTCGGCGGCGGTGTCGGATTTGTGTCCGGACTGTTCGGCGTGGGTGGCGGATTTCTGATTACGCCGCTTCTGATCTTTTTTGGCATTCCACCTGCGGTTTCGGTTGCAACCGCAGCCAACCAGATTGTCGCATCGTCCCTTTCCGGGGTGATCGTGCACTGGCGGCGTGGCAATGTGGATGTCAAAATGGGCCTGGTATTGCTGGTTGGCGGTATTGCGGGTTCATCTTCCGGGGTTGGCGTTTTTGCCTGGCTGCGGTCGCTTGGTCAGATCGATCTGGTCATTTCGCTGTGTTATGTGGTCTTTCTGGGCACCATTGGCGGCATGATGATGATTGAGGCATCGCGCGCCATTTTCCGCACCCGGCGCAAAAGCGGTCCGGTCCGGCGTGCAAAAAAACACCAGCATGGCTTTTTCCACCGCCTGCCGCTCAAGGTCCGGTTTTACCGTTCCGGGCTTTATGTCAGTGCGCTTCTGCCTTTGCTGGTGGGCTTTCTGGTTGGTTTGCTTACGGCATTGATGGGCGTTGGCGGCGGCTTTGTCATGGTTCCGGCCATGATCTATATCCTTGGCATGCCGACCAGTGTCGTGATCGGCACCTCGCTGTTTCAAATCATTTTTGTCTCTGCCAACGTCACCATCCTGCAATCCATCCAAACCCATACGGTTGATATTGCACTGGCTTTACTGCTGGTCGCGGGTGCGGTTGTCGGTGCGCAATTTGGTGCGCGTTTTGGCGCCCGCATCAAGGCGGAATACCTGCGCGCGGGGCTGGCGGCCCTGGTGCTTGCCGTCTGTATCAAACTGGCCCTTGATCTGGTCATTACCCCCAACGACCTGTTTTCTGTCGCGCCGGGGAACCTGTAA